A section of the Castanea sativa cultivar Marrone di Chiusa Pesio chromosome 12, ASM4071231v1 genome encodes:
- the LOC142620974 gene encoding germin-like protein subfamily 1 member 14 yields MRKAYIVTVALFALAFSLASASDPNPLQDFCVALKDYSEYSKSAVFVNGKFCKDPKLVKAEDFFFEGLNIAGNTDNKVGSNVTTVNVDTLPGLNTLGISLARIDFAPYGENPPHTHPRGTEILVVLEGTLFVGFVTSNPDNRLFTKTLNKGDVFVFPVGLIHFQFNVGKTNAIAISGLSSQNAGVITIADAVFGSNPPINPYVLTKAFQLDKNVVEELQKEFGVDN; encoded by the exons ATGAGGAAAGCTTACATTGTAACTGTTGCCCTCTTCGCTTTGGCATTCTCTCTTGCCTCTGCCTCTGACCCCAATCCCCTGCAGGACTTCTGTGTTGCACTTAAGGACTACTCTGAATACTCCAAATCAGCCG TATTCGTTAATGGAAAGTTCTGCAAGGATCCAAAGCTTGTCAAAGCTGAAGATTTCTTCTTCGAGGGGTTGAACATTGCTGGGAACACAGATAATAAAGTTGGGTCAAACGTCACTACCGTGAATGTAGACACATTACCAGGCCTCAATACTCTTGGCATATCCTTGGCTCGAATCGACTTTGCCCCATATGGAGAAAATCCTCCCCATACTCACCCTCGTGGCACTGAAATTCTAGTAGTCTTGGAGGGTACTCTTTTCGTTGGTTTTGTAACTTCCAACCCAGATAATCGTCTCTTCACCAAAACTCTAAATAAGGGGGATGTGTTTGTCTTTCCAGTTGGTCTCATTCACTTCCAATTCAATGTGGGAAAAACTAATGCAATTGCCATTTCTGGTTTAAGCAGCCAAAATGCAGGCGTAATCACAATAGCAGATGCTGTCTTTGGATCCAATCCTCCCATTAATCCTTATGTTCTCACCAAGGCCTTCCAACTCGACAAAAATGTGGTTGAAGAGCTTCAGAAAGAATTTGGAGTTgacaattag